ACAGATATATTTCTTAGGTATACAAAATGACCGATCATGCGTCATCATGAAGGTCCCTGATCTCCGGGCATTTAAGATGGAGCAACTTTAACTACATCTTCTCAATTCTTGGctaggagaaaaatatttttgagaagaCTCAACAAAATAAAAGGAATAAGTAACACATGAGAACACAAGATACCATCAATATATGACGTACGCAGTTAATTGCTGGTTTAAGTTGAATACTATATTTTTTGGAGGTGGTGTCGCATTTATGCTCCACTTTTAGCATCAAACCGCCTACTAACCCTTTTTCTTCACTAAAATGACAATCGTCCCATGTGTTATACACCAGCAGTTGTACTAAAAGATATAAGATTCACTATTCATGCATATGTATCATACGCTACTGGATCATTCATGCTGCTAATTTTCAAACTTCTTCTATGGACAAAATACACGCTCAAATGATGAATCAAGATATTAGGAAGAAATTGTGCCACTAAATACAGATAAGATAATTAGAGGTCCGACATCTTTGAGACATTTATCGAGGTAATATTAAATTACCATGAGGTGCATAGCTTAAAGTGGCGTGACATATATTGAAGGAAACACAAACAAGATTCTTTTAGCTTCAAGATAAACCTCAGCAGGCGGTCTCTCAGACTATTATGAATGTCCTACGCTCACTCAACGCAATAATTCCATCTCGTGCTCTCAGATCTAGGAAAGTTAAACCACTATGAAGTACTAGCAACAATTTGAATCTAAAAGTTTATAATGCTAGTGACATGTCTTTTACCTCCAAATACATTCATATTTTACGCATTTCAACGCATTTAACCTTATGAAACCCTAACCCTTCTACTCAAGAAGACTATGAGTAATAATCCAATCTGCTGATAAGTGGCATCCTTTAACAAGAGCTGTCAAGGTCAAAGTAACCAACTTTATATTATCCCAGAGAAAAAGTACAGTACTTTATTGATATCCTGCAGAATATGGCGAAGTATTTAAAACAAATGTTTAAATAGCAAGTCACAATATTGTCGTTAGAGTTTCTTCCAGCACAGATACAATGAGCAGGCTCCTAAGAGTTCAGCTTCAAGACACATATCTAGAACCTTATTAGCTAGTGTTGTTTTTCATGTGAACAAATTGAGGCACATAGCCTAGCAGCATACCTCAAATAATCATCCTAACCAGCAAAACCATCTGTGAATTTCATTGTCAAACATAAAGAGTGTCGCAAGAACTCAAGTTTTACCTCATTAACATAGTTCACAATGCAGGGTGTCAAGGCAACGGAGAGAAGTAGCTCAATGATTCAATACCTGGGAACTAGACATCTTTAGGTAAGTTCCTATTGGGAGTTTAGCTGTTTGAATCCCTTGGTCTTCTGCTTTTTTCATGGTTAGCCCTTTCCACCGATTCCTATCCACCAACCCACCAATGATATATATATGGTTTGGATCAAGGACGTCTAGCGTTGTTTCAGAGTCTGCAGTAAGATACACAAGGCGTTCCTTCTGATCTTGGAATGCATCAATATAAGGCCGattctccttctcaattatccACTTGTCAAATCCTGGTAGTCTCTGCAGCTGATCTTGCATTTCTCCTTGACAGCCAGTCAACCAAAGGTGAGCAGGAGAATTACATCTTGCATTCACGGCATAACAGTACATGATCTGCCATAAGTCCAATAACGTTAGCTTTGTTCAAACATGTAAGGCAAAATTGCATTTGTAAAGAATTAATTCAAGATTCAGCTTCATGTCATGACTATACAGGTATACTGCAACTGCCACATAAACCCAATTAAATCGAATCAGCTAAGGATAATGGAATAAATAGAGTGACTTTAGGCTTCTAGAGTAATAAGTATTTAATGTGAAAAAGCCACCATTTCACAAAACATAAGTTATGTCTCCTAGTCAAACAGAACAAAGCATCTCAAGATTAGATTTTTATTGGAATGTCGCATCTTCTGTATCCAAAATGCAAAATTCTTCGTTTGTCCAAGAGAATAACCAGTCAAATagtattttgattattttgtaaCTGTaacataatttataaaataaactacagtagcacacaaaaaaaaataACTTGTCATTCTTTTTTCATATGAAGGAATATAATGTAACAACAAATGGTtatagaaaatgaaaaaaaaaaaaagaacctgTTGGACGAGGCTATGGAGCTCACTGGCGTTCATGAGATGACCAAACTCGAGATCAATAACTACATTTTGCCCATTTTGTTTAGCTTCAGTGAGCCTCTgcatcttctttcctttttcttctgTTCGTTGGTCCATTCTCTCTTTCCTGAGAGACAATTTGGACTCTATCAACTGTTGCTTCTCCTCTTCGGTAGCGGCGGCCAACTTGTCCTCCCATTCTATACGCTTGCGTTCAGCTTCTTTCTTCTTCTGCTCTTTCAGAAGTGCCTTTTTCTCCGCCTTTTTGGCCTCGTATCGCTGCTGCTTAATCAGTTTCTTCTGTGCGTTCTTGGAGAGTAGTGGTGGTGGACATGGCTGCTGCTTCACTTCGACTTCTTCCTCACCTGCCATCGTTGATTGTTCCTTCTTCCCATGACCCAACTGGGGCTTTAGTAACACAGGGCTCTGCAAATTTGGGCCTCCACTCCTGCCCGGCCCTGGAACATAATTCACAGGGCCATGTGCACACATAACTAGTAATAATACATGTATTTACTTTTAAGCCACCATTTTAATTGTATTTAGTCTTTAGACTTTGCTTTAATAAACTTTTATCCGCCCGAATAAAAATACCCTTCTTCTATAAGGATTTCGCTGATACCTACGCTCCTTATTTACGATCAACACCAGCTCAAACTTACGTGCAAACTTACGTGCACAGAATTGCTGTGATGGTCCAAAATTGCAGAAGCTTCTCTTCCGATTTCACAATACAAAATTCAACCTTCTCGTCCAAAATTCACCATAAAATTATATTAAGTTCTAAAGTTTCATATATCTCTATAtgcttttgtgtgtttgtgtgGATTTTTATTTCGTTAATGAAGAATAAGATGCTAGGAATTTGTTTGTTTTTTTTCTGTATTGATAACGTTAAGGACACCACGTCCTTAACTCTGTGATTGTTCTGTAAATACTGAGGACATAATGTTAAGGGcacgatgtccttaacttcatgattgttgttctaaatattaaggacatagtgtcctgtttttgcaacttgtactgataaagtttaggacatgatgtccttaacttcatgactactgtgtaaatattaaggacatagtatcatgtatttgcaacttgtactgataaagtttaggacatgatgtccttaacttcatgactactgtgtaaatattaaggacataatgtcctgtGTTTGCAAATTGTAttgataaagttaaggacacgatgtccttaagTTCATAAGtgttgttctaaatattaaggacatagtgtcctataTTTTCAAATTGTATTAATAAAGTTCAGGACATGATGTTcttaacttcatgactactgtgtaaatattaaggacatagtgtcatgtatttgcaacttgtattgataaagtttaggacatgatgttgtaacgacccggccggtcgtttcgagagttatagccccgttttccccatttctactttttttgtattattcaactatattatgttatatcgggttagttggttcgggacaagagtggtttcagagtgaattgagacacttagtctcttaagtagaaacttaagttggaaaagtcaatcggatattgacctatgtgtaaacgatctcgaatttgaattctgatggttctgttagctccgttagatgattgtggacttaggagtgcgtccgaaatgtgatttggaggtccttggtagaattaggcttgaattggcgaaattggaaatttggcgatttcggtcggcagtgaaaaatttgatatcggggtcggaatgaaattccggaagttggagtaggttcgtagtgtcatttgtgatgtgtgtgcaaaatttgaggtcattcggacgtggtttggttggtttcggcatcgattgccgaatttggaaatttagaagttcttaggcttgaatccgagggtaatttgatgatttgatattgttttgagtgattcgaaggttcgactaagttggtatgttgatatatgacttgttggcatttttggttgaggtcccgagggcctcgaggtaatttcgggtggttaacggatttgtcgaaatTGAAAAATACAGCTGaagttgctgctactgctattttcgcacctgcggaagaaagcctcgcaggtgcgaggccgcttgtgcgcgtggggagtgcgtaGGTGCGGGCAACGCTGGGCTAGGcagtttgcgcaggtgcgagttagaggtcgcatatgcgagcccgcaggtgcgaaacctggggcgcaaatGCGGAAAAAggaaatgctgggcaggcttcgcagaagcggaggaaacgcacaggtgcgccttcgcaggtgcgacgggtttgccgcagatgcggagtctggGCGGTTAAGTGAGTTGCATAGGtatggctccttggaccgcaggtgcggtcgcgcgggtgcgagaaaaggggccgcaggtgcgagatgccTGGACAGAAGGTATATaggaacacttcgcgaatttttggGCATCATGACTGCTCAGTTAACACTATGAAAGTTGATCAAAGGCATGCAACTTCAAAGTTGATTAGTGATTAAATTATTGACAATTTTCGAGACCCAAGGTTTGAAGTTACACCAGCCTTTGTCATGGCAGAAATGCAAAAATTGCATGGACTAAACATTGGTTATCACAAGGCGTGGCGTGCTATTCAACGTGCTTCAGCTTTAATAAGAGGAACTCCTGAATGGAATTATGAATTATTGTCTTCATACTTGTATATGATGAAAAGTAAAAACCCGGGAACATACACTAATATAAAGATAAATGACAACAACAGGTAAACAATCAAAAAGAGTTTATTAGTCTGTTTTATAAACtttaggacatggtgtccttaacttggatgtgtgcagtgaaaatgttaaggacatggtgtccttaactttgatgtgtgcggTGAAAAAGctaaggacatggtatccttaactttgatatgtgcattgtaaaagttaaggacatagtgtccttaactttgatgtgtgtagtgaaaatattaaggacatagtgtccttaacttggatgtgtgcagtgaaaatgttaaggacatgatgtccttaactttgatgtgtgcggTGAAAAAgctaaggacatgatgtccttaactttgatgtgtgcattgtaaaagttaaggacatggtgtccttaactttgatgtgtgcagtgaaaatattaaggacaagctgtccttaactttgatgtgtgtagtgtaaatgttaaggatttGGTGTCCTGTATTTTTAACCTTCTGTTAAACTGTATTTTCAGGTttctttatatgttttatgcATATGGATCATCAATAGCTGGTTGGAATCATTGTAGACTAGTGATTGCTGTTGATGCAACTTTTTTGAAGTCAAAATATCGTGGTGTTTTAATGATTTCAGTTTCAAAAGATGCAAATAACCAAATATTCCCACTAGCCTTTGGAATTGCAGAATCTGAAAATAACAATTCCTATGGGgtttgtatctatcatttggagcAGAACCTAAAGCGAAGGAAAGTAAAAAGTGAGATCATAAAACTTTTCCAAAGTGCTGCAAGAATATACATGCGTAAAGAATTTGATCTATACATGTCAGATATAGCAAAAGTTGATAAGAAGACTTTTGACTACTTGATGGAAGAACCACCGGAAAGATGGGCACGTTCTTGTAGTCCACGACGAAGATATGACATGCTCACAACAAACATAGTCGAGTCAATGAATTATGTGCTATTAGAAGCAAGGGAGCTGCCTATATTAAGAATGATGGATTTCATCCAAGTGAAGCTACAACGTTGGTTTTATAAAATAAGAAATGAAGCAGAAAAAACTTTTTATGACGTTTCTTGTTGGGTAGaagaggaattgaagaaaaagataGATTTAGCTTTTACTTTAAATGTAAGTATTATGTTCTTACTTTAGATTGTTATTTTAATGATAATTTAACATAATGTACTAACTTATAGTTTTTCAACTTTGAGGTCTTCTCTATTGATCTAGAGTTGAGGAAGAAGGAATTACTTTCTTGGTGGACTTAAACAAAAGAACATGTGATTGTTTTCagtttcaattttatgaattaccATGTGTACATGCAATTGCAGCTATCGAGAAGAGAAACATCAAGAAGTCCAATTTCTGCTCGGACTGGCACTTAAAGGAATCTTGAGTGAAAACATATGAAAGACAAATATATCATGTAGGACATACGGATTCTTGGATTGTACCAGAGAGTGTTAAGTCACAAATTATTAAACCTCCAAATTTCAAAGTCCCGCCAGGTATAAGACAGAAGAAAAGGCCTATTCCagctaccgaatcatcaaaaataacattcaaATTTGGTCGTTGCAGAAGAATTGGTCATAATAGAACATCTTGTATATATTCTCCGGCAGTCCATCCATTTTCAAGGAAGCATAGAGAATAATAAATATATCCACTTATGTTTATCTACTCTTTTAAGTTTTTGCTATAAATTGGATTCATTTAGATTGTTTTTATTTGAGTAAGTAAACATTAGCAGATGGTTATATAAAAGATGTTCTGAATTTTTGAAGTTTCTTTGCGCTTACGtgctctttgttttttttttctttttctgggaGTTCAATTTACCTTTGTCGGACCAATTATTGTTTATGGGATTTTACTCTTGTCGTAAATAAACAAGAAAgtccttttctttatataattttttaaaagtcCTGAAAAGGTCAAGTATGAatctaatattaaggacataaattTCTAAAATATCCTTAACTTTTGGAAATCTCAGATTATTGTCTAGATTTCCAGAAGttcaggacatttcagaaaaatatgtcctgaatattattttcatccttCAACAAATCAGGATGTTTATGAACATTATGTCCTGAAGTTCTACAATAATCAATGTatcttttgctatatctctacagATTTAATAAAAGACTAACAATTTAAAATGGACAAATCAGTAGTTATAAAACTTGACATCTGCAGCTTGCTACATCTTATTGTTAAAATGAGATTAGTATAAGTAGACTTCAGGACATAATTTTTTGAAACGTCCTGAACATTTGAAGTATGAATCTAATATATAGgacataaatttctaaaatgtccttaacttatgaAAATCTCAATTTATTGTCTATATTTCC
This sequence is a window from Nicotiana tomentosiformis chromosome 5, ASM39032v3, whole genome shotgun sequence. Protein-coding genes within it:
- the LOC104105014 gene encoding uncharacterized protein, coding for MAEMQKLHGLNIGYHKAWRAIQRASALIRGTPEWNYELLSSYLYMMKSKNPGTYTNIKINDNNRFLYMFYAYGSSIAGWNHCRLVIAVDATFLKSKYRGVLMISVSKDANNQIFPLAFGIAESENNNSYGVCIYHLEQNLKRRKVKSEIIKLFQSAARIYMRKEFDLYMSDIAKVDKKTFDYLMEEPPERWARSCSPRRRYDMLTTNIVESMNYVLLEARELPILRMMDFIQVKLQRWFYKIRNEAEKTFYDVSCWVEEELKKKIDLAFTLNFFNFEVFSIDLELRKKELLSWWT
- the LOC104104950 gene encoding tRNA (guanine(9)-N1)-methyltransferase, which produces MAGEEEVEVKQQPCPPPLLSKNAQKKLIKQQRYEAKKAEKKALLKEQKKKEAERKRIEWEDKLAAATEEEKQQLIESKLSLRKERMDQRTEEKGKKMQRLTEAKQNGQNVVIDLEFGHLMNASELHSLVQQIMYCYAVNARCNSPAHLWLTGCQGEMQDQLQRLPGFDKWIIEKENRPYIDAFQDQKERLVYLTADSETTLDVLDPNHIYIIGGLVDRNRWKGLTMKKAEDQGIQTAKLPIGTYLKMSSSQVLTVNQVVEILLKYLETGDWKTSFFDVIPQRKRCEAESEEGDNDIERVEKNEGKDDHLFKRHDIEREEETEGKDDHELKRQCIES